Proteins from a genomic interval of Choristoneura fumiferana chromosome 12, NRCan_CFum_1, whole genome shotgun sequence:
- the LOC141433100 gene encoding pancreatic triacylglycerol lipase-like: protein MKLLVVLGALVALVAGSAIPLVPGDNSHYVEGESRYIWMPDGKGEPHLVDLHAPVERSIYNTRNGANNQYWLYTRQNPTNPQVIVNGNANTIWNSNYNGNRQLKVIVHGWNSDGNSDLNPAITAAFLATVDANVIVVDWRSLANSLYTIAANGVPSVGQHLGNFLIWLINTGGGNWNNVHLVGFSLGAHVVGVAGRQAGGWPMRVTGLDPAGPQWGGNSNALNGNSGTYVECIHTDGGLLGINDPICNANFYPNGGNNPQPGCWISTCSHSRAHQLFASTVYTNHLVGRLCTNFNQATNNQCSGSTLNMGNGILGKQGNGLYGLSTGANWPY, encoded by the exons ATGAAACTGCTTGTGGTGTTGGGTGCTCTCGTAGCAT tGGTGGCTGGAAGTGCAATTCCTCTGGTACCAGGGGATAACAGCCACTATGTGGAGGGCGAGAGCCGCTACATCTGGATGCCTGATGGCAAGGGCGAGCCGCATTTGGTAGATTTACACGCGCCCGTCGAACGGTCTATCTATAACACCAGGAATGGCGCCAACAACCAATACTGGCTTTACACCAG ACAAAACCCCACCAACCCACAGGTGATCGTCAATGGCAACGCCAATACCATTTGGAACTCCAACTACAATGGTAATCGCCAATTGAAAGTTATTGTACACGGATGGAACAGCGACGGAAACAG CGACCTGAACCCCGCCATCACCGCCGctttcttagcaaccgttgacGCTAACGTGATCGTCGTGGACTGGAGGTCTCTTGCCAACAGCCTGTACACCATCGCCGCCAACGGCGTGCCCAGCGTTGGACAGCATCTCGGCAACTTCCTCATCTGGCTCATCAACACGGGCGGAGGCAACTGGAATAATGTCCACTTGGTCGGATTCAGTTTGGGAGCTCATGTTGTAGGTGTCGCTGGTCGCCAGGCAGGTGGCTGGCCCATGAGGGTCACTG gtttGGATCCCGCCGGTCCTCAGTGGGGTGGCAATAGCAACGCCTTGAACGGCAATTCCGGAACATACGTCGAGTGCATCCACACTGACGGTGGTCTCTTGGGTATCAACGACCCCATTTGCAACGCTAACTTCTACCCCAACGGTGGCAACAACCCTCAGCCTGGTTGCTGGATCAGCACTTGCTCTCACAGCCGTGCCCATCAACTCTTCGCCTCGACAGTCTATACCAACCATTTGGTTGGACGTCTGTGCACCAACTTTAATCAAGCTACCAACAACCAATGCTCTGGCAGCACCTTGAACATGGGCAACGGCATTTTGGGCAAACAAGG aaacgGTCTCTACGGTTTATCTACCGGCGCGAACTGGCCATATTAA